A portion of the Thermus thermamylovorans genome contains these proteins:
- a CDS encoding DUF444 family protein, whose product MRPIERDLLRFKEIVRGEVRKRVREFLTREELFGQMEGRLVSIPLPQLELPKIVYGEPWGEGLGLGGAGSEGLGPGGHVPVAELELEEFLDLVGEALRLPRLRPKGEGEVTEEAFRHTTIARKGPRGLRHVRRTLKESLKRSLLTGEYRPEDPLLVPEREDLRYKAPRSRPRPHAQAVVLFALDVSGSMREEELRLVKTLSFWITLWIRRHFPRLERRYLLHDAEAWEVSEEEFFRAREGGGTRLSSALLLAEEILKGYPEAFYNRYLYHFSDGENWQGDTPLALEALRRLLPGLALYGYAQVQGPYGQGRFLEEVQEELGRQEGLATAEVRGKEDLPLALRRLLGG is encoded by the coding sequence ATGAGGCCCATCGAGCGCGACCTCCTGCGCTTCAAGGAGATCGTCCGAGGCGAGGTGAGGAAGCGGGTGCGGGAGTTCCTGACCCGGGAGGAGCTCTTTGGGCAGATGGAAGGCCGCCTGGTCTCCATCCCCCTCCCCCAGCTGGAGCTCCCCAAGATCGTCTACGGGGAGCCCTGGGGGGAGGGCCTGGGCCTGGGGGGAGCGGGGTCCGAGGGCCTGGGACCGGGGGGCCACGTGCCCGTGGCCGAGCTGGAGCTGGAGGAGTTCTTGGACCTCGTGGGGGAGGCCCTGCGGCTTCCCCGGCTAAGGCCCAAGGGGGAGGGGGAGGTGACGGAGGAGGCCTTCCGCCACACCACCATCGCCCGGAAAGGCCCCAGGGGCCTGCGCCACGTGCGCCGCACCCTGAAGGAAAGCCTGAAGCGCTCCCTGCTCACGGGGGAGTACCGGCCCGAAGACCCCCTCCTGGTCCCCGAGCGGGAGGACCTCCGCTACAAGGCCCCGAGGAGCAGGCCCCGCCCCCACGCCCAGGCGGTGGTCCTCTTTGCCCTGGACGTTTCCGGCAGCATGCGGGAGGAGGAGCTCAGGTTGGTCAAGACCCTCTCCTTCTGGATCACCCTCTGGATCCGGCGCCACTTCCCCCGGCTGGAACGGCGCTACCTCCTCCACGACGCCGAGGCCTGGGAGGTGAGCGAGGAGGAGTTCTTCCGGGCCCGGGAGGGCGGGGGGACAAGGCTTTCCAGCGCCCTCCTCCTGGCGGAGGAGATCCTTAAGGGCTACCCCGAGGCCTTCTACAACCGCTACCTCTACCACTTCTCCGACGGGGAGAACTGGCAGGGGGACACCCCCTTGGCCCTGGAGGCCCTGAGGCGCCTCCTCCCGGGCCTGGCCCTTTACGGCTACGCCCAGGTGCAGGGACCCTACGGCCAGGGGAGGTTCCTGGAGGAGGTACAGGAGGAATTGGGAAGGCAGGAGGGTCTGGCCACCGCCGAGGTGCGGGGCAAGGAGGACCTGCCGCTGGCCCTGAGGCGGCTTCTGGGAGGCTAG